A genomic window from Sulfurospirillum diekertiae includes:
- a CDS encoding metallophosphoesterase family protein, with protein MIKYLLLGLLTALSLYSDSHIVVLGDPHLPGKNPQMKEKVLEQINQWNDVDMVVAVGDICSKTGIQEEYDFAKNYFSKLTKPLHVITGNHDFVYADELDSNGKFQHAPREIQDQKLRRFQSTFGLSKLYYSIEKPPYLLIFLSADDATYLTKLSDEQFSWFENELKNHPKTPTIVFFHAPLDHTLENYNHWANTPNFIAQPKEKIQTLLHANPQLFLWVSGHTHTSAKEPSFASTINHVEHVTNIHNSDMNKEVIWTNSLFLYDNHVTIKTYDHMEEKWLDTLERTVLVPKI; from the coding sequence ATGATTAAATATTTACTCCTAGGACTTTTAACAGCTCTTAGCCTCTACAGTGATTCACACATTGTGGTGCTTGGAGATCCTCATCTTCCAGGAAAAAATCCTCAGATGAAAGAGAAAGTGCTAGAGCAGATTAACCAATGGAATGATGTCGATATGGTTGTAGCCGTGGGTGATATCTGCTCTAAAACGGGGATACAAGAGGAGTATGACTTTGCTAAAAACTACTTTTCAAAACTCACGAAGCCACTTCATGTTATTACCGGTAATCACGATTTTGTCTATGCTGATGAGCTCGATAGCAATGGAAAATTCCAACATGCACCTCGTGAAATTCAAGACCAAAAACTGAGGCGTTTTCAGAGCACATTTGGACTCTCGAAGCTCTACTATAGCATTGAAAAACCACCCTATTTACTTATTTTCCTCTCTGCCGATGATGCAACATATTTAACAAAACTCTCAGATGAACAGTTCAGTTGGTTTGAAAATGAGCTCAAAAATCATCCTAAAACACCTACTATCGTCTTTTTTCATGCACCCCTAGATCATACATTAGAAAATTATAACCATTGGGCAAATACTCCCAATTTTATCGCTCAACCTAAGGAGAAAATTCAAACATTACTGCATGCCAATCCCCAACTTTTTTTATGGGTCAGTGGACATACGCACACATCCGCAAAAGAGCCTAGTTTTGCTTCAACAATCAATCATGTTGAACATGTCACTAACATCCACAATAGCGATATGAATAAAGAGGTGATTTGGACAAACTCTTTGTTTTTATATGACAATCATGTTACCATTAAGACGTACGACCATATGGAAGAAAAATGGTTAGATACCTTAGAACGTACAGTGCTTGTACCAAAAATTTAG
- a CDS encoding NlpC/P60 family protein, with translation MKQYLFALCSCLFLLTGCAQKEFTQNAPELPQAKDDAPKRQEIVTNALKHQGKKDGLDCSGFVSLVNKESTEPFFTPAELNGYFEDTRRSLAIYNLLETQKRTYQDKPRVGDLIFFANTVKKYSKSKSDDNITHIGIVTQIDPDETVYFIHHTKGKNLISQMNLNYPTVAMYNNKVVNSYMEKCSKDENHKCLAPAYFSAYGRIK, from the coding sequence ATGAAACAGTACCTATTTGCACTTTGTTCCTGCTTGTTTTTACTAACTGGTTGTGCCCAAAAAGAGTTTACACAAAATGCTCCTGAACTTCCACAAGCTAAAGATGATGCACCCAAACGTCAAGAGATCGTTACAAATGCTCTTAAACATCAAGGAAAAAAAGATGGCTTAGACTGTTCTGGATTTGTAAGCTTGGTCAACAAAGAGAGTACCGAGCCTTTTTTCACACCAGCAGAACTCAATGGTTATTTTGAAGATACAAGACGCTCATTAGCCATTTACAATCTTCTTGAAACTCAAAAACGTACCTACCAAGACAAACCTAGAGTTGGCGATCTGATCTTTTTTGCCAACACTGTTAAAAAATATTCTAAATCCAAAAGTGATGATAACATCACACACATTGGGATTGTCACACAAATTGATCCCGATGAAACTGTCTATTTTATACACCACACCAAAGGAAAAAATTTGATTAGCCAAATGAATCTTAACTATCCAACCGTTGCGATGTACAACAATAAAGTTGTCAACTCTTATATGGAAAAATGTTCTAAAGATGAAAACCATAAATGCTTAGCACCCGCATATTTTAGCGCATATGGGAGAATCAAATGA
- a CDS encoding TIGR00730 family Rossman fold protein translates to MKSIAVYCGSSLGASEIYKKQAILLGKFLAKNNITLIYGGASVGIMGTIADAVLAEGGSVIGVIPAFLEQREIAHKDLTELICVDTMHERKAKMMALADGFIALPGGPGTLEEFFEVFTWNQIGLLQKPCGILNINGYYNKLIELFDHMVAEKFLQERARNVFYVDDNYESLLNQMNAYTPPAIKTY, encoded by the coding sequence ATGAAAAGCATTGCAGTCTATTGTGGTTCAAGTCTTGGGGCAAGTGAAATTTATAAAAAGCAAGCAATTTTACTGGGCAAATTTTTAGCAAAAAATAATATTACATTAATTTATGGTGGAGCCAGTGTTGGTATTATGGGAACTATTGCAGATGCAGTTCTTGCAGAAGGCGGTTCTGTTATTGGTGTTATTCCAGCATTTCTTGAACAAAGAGAAATCGCGCATAAAGATTTGACGGAACTGATTTGTGTGGACACGATGCATGAACGTAAAGCGAAAATGATGGCATTAGCGGATGGTTTTATTGCTCTGCCAGGAGGACCTGGAACGCTTGAAGAATTTTTTGAAGTTTTTACATGGAATCAGATAGGATTGTTACAAAAGCCTTGTGGTATTTTAAATATCAATGGTTATTACAACAAGCTTATTGAGTTATTTGATCATATGGTTGCTGAAAAATTTTTACAAGAACGTGCGCGCAATGTATTTTATGTTGATGATAACTATGAGAGCTTATTGAATCAAATGAATGCGTATACGCCACCTGCCATTAAAACGTATTAA
- a CDS encoding ABC transporter permease — protein MIGRLFALIRKEALAIKNDKKSLFVVIVPPLIQVLMFSFAATLEVKHIDLAIFDQDGTHTSQELIQAFKGSPYVQTLLRVHHQDEISELINTQKVLAVLVIPSGFGKELLSAKANVQLLLDGRRSNTAQITEGYLSSIVQTFFLSKQPTSSAVSIQTRFFFNPNLSNFWWIVPNLFGTITMVVAMLLTALSIARERELGTFDQILVSPLRPFEILIGKLVPALLISITESLLILLAALYLFGVPLMGSLTILYTGVIVFLFSISGIGLFISAISNTQQQAILGSFVFLLPSILLSGFATPVENMPSWLQPLTALTPLKYYLVLIKGVFLKDISWAIAWSQIVPMFCLGVIAMSIAMIFFHRRSR, from the coding sequence ATGATAGGTCGATTATTCGCACTGATTCGTAAAGAGGCATTAGCGATCAAAAATGACAAAAAAAGCCTTTTTGTGGTGATTGTACCTCCCTTGATTCAAGTGCTAATGTTTTCGTTTGCTGCAACCTTGGAAGTGAAGCATATTGATTTGGCTATTTTTGATCAAGATGGAACACATACGAGCCAAGAGCTGATTCAAGCGTTCAAAGGCTCACCTTATGTACAAACACTGCTTCGTGTTCACCATCAAGATGAAATTTCAGAGCTCATCAATACCCAAAAAGTCTTAGCTGTCCTTGTCATTCCCAGTGGTTTTGGTAAAGAGCTATTAAGCGCTAAGGCAAATGTTCAACTCTTACTCGATGGCAGACGCTCCAACACCGCTCAAATTACAGAGGGCTATTTAAGCAGTATCGTGCAAACCTTTTTTCTGAGCAAACAACCTACATCGAGCGCTGTTAGCATTCAAACGCGCTTCTTTTTTAACCCTAATTTGAGTAATTTTTGGTGGATTGTTCCCAATCTTTTTGGCACGATTACGATGGTTGTTGCGATGTTATTAACAGCTCTATCAATTGCAAGAGAGCGAGAACTAGGAACCTTTGATCAAATCCTTGTCTCTCCGCTACGACCGTTTGAAATTCTTATTGGAAAACTAGTTCCTGCTTTGTTGATTAGCATAACGGAGTCCCTTTTAATTTTACTGGCGGCACTGTATCTTTTTGGCGTTCCGCTCATGGGTTCTTTAACCATTTTGTATACAGGCGTTATTGTTTTTTTATTTTCTATCTCAGGCATTGGCTTGTTCATCTCAGCCATTTCCAATACCCAACAACAAGCTATCTTAGGCTCCTTTGTTTTCTTGCTTCCTTCGATTTTACTCTCAGGTTTTGCGACACCTGTGGAAAATATGCCTTCATGGTTGCAGCCTTTAACGGCACTTACACCGCTTAAATATTATCTTGTTCTGATCAAAGGTGTTTTTTTAAAGGACATCTCTTGGGCGATTGCTTGGAGCCAGATTGTGCCGATGTTCTGTTTAGGAGTTATTGCGATGAGTATAGCGATGATCTTCTTTCACAGAAGATCACGCTAA
- a CDS encoding ABC transporter permease has protein sequence MNRKRLFALLVKESLQIIRDPSAILIAVILPLILLFLMGYAVSLDARNIPLGIINKSNTKEAHDLVSSFVGSSFFKTHIAYSKQELMQALQDNELKGVLEVPESFGKHNDYSIQILIDATEPNTGGLTQNYASKIIQTWAIEEGIMPSRGITIVPRYWFNPPLSSRYFLIPGSISVVMTLIGILLTALVIAREWERGTMEALMATPTSMMEILLGKLIPYFILGLGSMLLCFVMAYFWYEIPFNGNFGILLLLSAFYLFPSLSIGLLISTIAKNQFVAAQVSIIAGFLPAFLLSGFLFEINNMPIALQFFTYVIPARYFVESLQTIFLVGNIPSIFIKDMACMFVVGLFFFTLVVKKTKKGLE, from the coding sequence ATGAACCGCAAACGACTATTTGCACTTTTAGTGAAAGAGAGTTTGCAAATCATCCGTGATCCTAGTGCCATTTTGATTGCGGTCATTTTGCCGTTGATTTTACTGTTTTTAATGGGCTATGCCGTCTCGTTAGATGCGCGCAATATTCCTTTAGGGATTATCAATAAAAGTAACACCAAAGAGGCACACGACTTAGTTTCTTCGTTTGTTGGCTCTTCTTTTTTTAAGACGCACATTGCTTACAGCAAACAAGAGCTGATGCAAGCACTTCAAGATAATGAACTTAAAGGCGTTTTGGAAGTGCCTGAGTCCTTTGGCAAACACAACGATTATAGCATTCAAATCCTCATCGATGCAACCGAACCCAATACGGGTGGGTTGACTCAAAATTATGCCTCTAAAATCATTCAAACGTGGGCGATTGAAGAGGGCATTATGCCTTCACGTGGTATCACGATTGTGCCTCGTTATTGGTTCAATCCACCGCTTTCGAGCCGGTACTTTCTGATTCCTGGCTCCATCAGTGTTGTCATGACACTTATTGGCATTTTGCTTACCGCATTAGTCATAGCCAGAGAATGGGAAAGAGGTACGATGGAGGCGCTCATGGCAACGCCTACATCGATGATGGAGATTCTTCTAGGAAAATTAATCCCTTATTTTATTTTGGGGTTGGGCTCGATGCTTTTATGTTTTGTGATGGCTTATTTTTGGTATGAGATCCCTTTTAATGGAAATTTTGGCATTTTGCTTTTACTCAGTGCTTTTTACTTGTTCCCCTCACTTAGCATTGGTTTGCTCATCTCCACCATTGCTAAAAATCAATTTGTTGCGGCGCAAGTTTCCATCATAGCGGGCTTTTTACCTGCTTTTTTACTGTCAGGCTTTTTGTTTGAAATTAACAATATGCCTATCGCTTTACAATTTTTCACATATGTCATCCCTGCACGGTATTTTGTAGAGTCCTTGCAGACAATTTTTCTGGTGGGGAATATCCCTTCAATTTTCATCAAAGATATGGCATGTATGTTTGTGGTCGGACTTTTCTTTTTTACCCTTGTGGTGAAGAAAACAAAGAAGGGGTTGGAATGA
- a CDS encoding ABC transporter ATP-binding protein, translating to MKQKNLTKTFGKFIATDHIDFKIGRGEIFGFLGPNGAGKSTTFKMLCGLLVPTEGTALVMGENLYTAGAAVRSYIGYMAQKFSLYGTLNIINNLEFFAGIYGLSGKQYTQKIQDIIETFDFKSHLGTKAELLPLGIKQRLALACALMHEPSVLFFR from the coding sequence TTGAAGCAAAAAAATCTAACCAAAACATTTGGAAAGTTTATAGCGACAGATCATATTGATTTTAAGATTGGACGAGGAGAAATTTTTGGTTTTTTAGGACCCAATGGTGCGGGGAAATCAACCACGTTTAAGATGTTGTGTGGGCTGCTGGTTCCAACCGAGGGAACCGCGTTGGTGATGGGTGAAAACCTTTACACGGCAGGCGCAGCGGTACGTTCATACATTGGGTACATGGCACAAAAATTTTCACTCTATGGTACGTTAAATATCATCAATAATTTAGAATTTTTTGCAGGCATCTACGGCTTGAGCGGGAAACAGTATACGCAAAAGATTCAGGATATCATTGAAACCTTTGATTTTAAATCGCATTTAGGAACAAAAGCAGAACTGTTACCTTTGGGCATTAAACAGCGTTTAGCACTTGCTTGTGCCTTGATGCATGAACCTTCTGTCTTGTTTTTTAGATGA